A single Pirellulales bacterium DNA region contains:
- a CDS encoding HAMP domain-containing sensor histidine kinase, giving the protein MRWPLRYQILIPFALVLLGVVCVVSVLNAVLATARAKSQIEDQLQGVAATLADSSFPLTDMVLRQMHGLSGADFVFVDPAGQVLAESKHFELPAGQSTNVADHSQQLRLGPPVDIAGQQYFQMLLAVPGRGLQQSGQLHIYYPVRFWHEARSEAALPPLMVGAVALIATALLALLIAGRLTRPILELRSQVSRLAQAVYSPISLPSRNDELRDLAEDVNRLAEQLAEMERAIRRSERLSLLGQLAGGLAHQLRNNVTGARMAVQLHARECTSDPESLSVALRQLALTEENLKQFLAAPQSPHLMPATKRIPCQLPDVIHEVVELLDPSLQHRHVHLSVVERATSNGQLQANTAQLRQMLMNLVLNAADAAGPGGWVRIETCANDFEPPGVILRVIDNGNGPPQEMLTRLFEPFATSKPEGVGLGLAVAQQIAQSHEGRIAFHRVSEETCFEVHLPLVQNPMLDDTPLSRQIGAAYSQPENSQI; this is encoded by the coding sequence ATGCGTTGGCCTTTGCGGTACCAAATTCTGATCCCGTTTGCGCTCGTGCTATTGGGCGTAGTGTGTGTGGTTAGCGTGTTGAATGCCGTGTTGGCCACGGCGCGGGCGAAATCGCAAATTGAAGACCAGTTGCAAGGGGTAGCGGCCACTTTGGCCGATTCCAGCTTTCCGCTGACCGACATGGTGCTGCGCCAAATGCACGGCTTGTCGGGCGCAGATTTTGTCTTCGTGGATCCGGCCGGGCAAGTCTTGGCGGAGAGTAAGCATTTCGAACTGCCCGCCGGCCAGAGCACGAACGTGGCCGACCATTCGCAGCAATTGCGCCTGGGTCCGCCGGTGGACATTGCCGGTCAACAATACTTTCAAATGTTGTTGGCCGTGCCAGGTCGAGGGTTGCAGCAATCGGGCCAACTTCACATTTATTACCCCGTGCGATTTTGGCATGAGGCTCGCAGCGAAGCCGCATTGCCACCACTGATGGTCGGAGCGGTTGCGTTGATCGCCACGGCGCTATTGGCGCTGTTGATTGCCGGACGGTTGACGCGGCCCATTCTTGAATTGCGTTCGCAGGTCAGCCGCCTCGCCCAGGCAGTTTACTCGCCTATCTCGTTGCCTTCGCGCAATGATGAGCTGCGCGATCTGGCGGAAGACGTGAACCGTTTGGCGGAGCAGTTGGCGGAAATGGAGCGGGCAATTCGCCGCAGCGAGCGGCTTTCGCTGCTCGGACAATTGGCCGGAGGCTTGGCGCATCAACTACGGAATAATGTAACCGGCGCGCGAATGGCGGTCCAGTTGCATGCTCGAGAATGCACGTCCGATCCGGAAAGCTTAAGCGTAGCGTTACGGCAACTAGCGCTGACAGAGGAAAATCTCAAGCAATTTCTCGCCGCGCCGCAGAGTCCCCACTTGATGCCAGCCACCAAGCGCATCCCCTGTCAATTGCCCGATGTAATTCACGAAGTTGTCGAATTACTCGATCCATCGTTGCAACATCGGCATGTGCATTTATCCGTCGTGGAGCGCGCAACGAGCAACGGGCAACTGCAAGCCAACACCGCTCAACTGCGGCAAATGCTCATGAATTTAGTGCTCAATGCCGCCGATGCCGCTGGGCCCGGAGGTTGGGTGCGAATAGAAACCTGTGCCAACGATTTCGAGCCACCGGGGGTGATTCTGCGCGTCATTGATAACGGCAATGGACCGCCGCAAGAAATGTTAACTCGGCTGTTCGAACCGTTTGCCACCAGCAAGCCCGAGGGGGTCGGACTGGGACTGGCGGTGGCTCAGCAAATTGCGCAATCTCACGAGGGTCGGATTGCGTTTCACCGTGTCAGTGAAGAAACTTGCTTTGAAGTGCATTTGCCGCTGGTGCAAAATCCAATGCTTGATGATACGCCGTTGTCGCGGCAAATTGGCGCAGCATACAGCCAGCCAGAGAACTCCCAAATCTGA
- a CDS encoding Hpt domain-containing protein encodes MASKVKNVDSTHIIPSDESSEDTVVFDLPGTLRRLGGDHSILVDLVKMFEEDSPVLLERLRTASEAHNLAQIQQVAHSLRGLASNFGAKELIQSLQELEELAATGHVGNFSALIERVRREKTRLEEDLRSYV; translated from the coding sequence ATGGCGTCCAAAGTAAAAAATGTGGATTCCACTCATATCATACCGTCGGATGAGTCCAGCGAGGACACGGTGGTTTTCGATCTGCCAGGAACTTTGAGACGGTTAGGTGGCGACCACTCAATCTTGGTGGACTTGGTGAAAATGTTTGAGGAGGATTCCCCGGTTTTGCTGGAACGATTGCGCACAGCATCCGAGGCACACAATCTTGCACAGATCCAACAGGTCGCACATAGCTTACGCGGACTCGCCTCAAATTTTGGCGCAAAGGAATTGATTCAATCGCTGCAAGAGTTAGAAGAGTTGGCAGCTACAGGGCATGTTGGAAACTTTTCGGCGCTAATCGAAAGAGTTCGCAGGGAAAAGACACGATTGGAGGAAGATCTTCGGTCGTATGTATGA
- a CDS encoding ATP-binding protein, protein MASIPEQKTDLPQAFRRLLSQAIILPLTLAFLVGAVFVWQVSMLLSVNEAVERSDRITDVTNQVQMLMVDMETGLRAYVITQDATFLEPFDQALPPLEENIQELRQSLSAKPEALVVLDRIIDSSKQWQQYATMVKSKIAQREDARSTILTGTGKRLMDAVRQDVKQLVDQETILRQQLSHTARLRARVVLSTSIGLCVAIGILSAFLARRQLFAAAKTYTEALRSARESEQDKSKLLANERTLRSAAEHANRMKDEFLSTLSHELRTPLNAILGWSQLLRQNGNESQELSQGLETIERNARLQTQLIEDLLDMSRIISGKIRIDIQRVAPVAFIEAAIQSIKPAAEAKEIRIEQILDQHAGPISGDPARLQQVLWNLLSNAVKFTPKGGKVQVRLERVNSHLEITVADTGQGIKPEFLPYVFDRFRQADASTTRSYSGLGLGLAIVKQLVELHGGGVRVKSPGEGKGTTFVVNLPLVVVHSPVEDETRLHPKTPSTMPFDYRATNLNGVKILVVDDQLDARELIKHVLEERGGKVITAASADEGLPLLEREKPNVLLSDIGMPEVDGFQFLKQVRALSSEKGGLTPAIALTAFARSEDRTRAMLAGFVVYITKPVEPAELVATVASVAGRIGNAQTS, encoded by the coding sequence ATGGCGTCGATCCCGGAACAAAAGACGGACCTTCCGCAGGCATTCCGCCGGCTGTTAAGCCAGGCGATCATTCTGCCGCTGACGCTGGCATTTTTGGTGGGCGCGGTATTTGTGTGGCAAGTTTCGATGTTATTGTCTGTCAACGAAGCCGTCGAGAGGTCCGATCGTATCACCGATGTGACAAATCAGGTGCAAATGCTGATGGTCGACATGGAGACCGGCCTGCGGGCCTACGTCATTACCCAAGACGCCACGTTTTTGGAGCCGTTTGACCAAGCCCTACCACCGCTCGAGGAAAATATCCAAGAGCTGCGACAATCGTTATCTGCAAAACCCGAAGCATTGGTCGTTTTGGATCGAATTATCGACTCGTCGAAACAGTGGCAGCAGTACGCGACAATGGTCAAATCCAAAATCGCGCAGCGCGAGGATGCCCGGTCGACAATTCTTACGGGCACCGGCAAAAGGCTGATGGATGCAGTTCGCCAAGATGTGAAGCAACTGGTGGATCAGGAAACCATATTGCGCCAGCAGTTGTCGCACACCGCGCGGCTGCGGGCGAGGGTGGTGCTGTCCACCAGCATAGGGTTGTGCGTGGCGATTGGAATTTTATCCGCCTTTCTGGCCCGTCGGCAACTGTTTGCCGCCGCAAAAACGTATACCGAAGCGCTCCGAAGCGCCCGCGAAAGTGAACAGGATAAATCGAAGTTACTGGCCAACGAACGTACTTTGCGGAGTGCGGCAGAACACGCGAACCGCATGAAAGACGAGTTTTTGTCAACGCTGTCGCACGAATTGCGCACTCCGTTGAATGCGATTCTCGGCTGGTCGCAACTGCTACGGCAAAACGGCAACGAGTCGCAGGAGTTGTCGCAGGGCCTGGAAACGATCGAGCGGAATGCGCGGCTACAGACGCAATTGATCGAAGATCTGCTGGACATGAGCCGGATTATTTCCGGAAAAATCCGGATCGACATTCAACGCGTAGCGCCGGTCGCCTTTATTGAAGCGGCCATTCAAAGCATCAAGCCGGCGGCTGAGGCCAAGGAAATTAGGATCGAGCAGATTCTGGATCAGCACGCGGGCCCCATTTCCGGCGACCCCGCCCGATTGCAGCAAGTGCTGTGGAACCTGTTATCCAACGCCGTCAAATTCACTCCCAAGGGCGGGAAAGTGCAAGTCCGTTTGGAACGAGTCAATTCGCATCTTGAAATCACCGTCGCCGACACCGGGCAAGGAATCAAGCCCGAATTCTTGCCTTACGTGTTCGATCGCTTCCGGCAAGCCGATGCCAGCACGACCCGTAGTTATAGCGGCTTGGGACTGGGCCTGGCGATTGTGAAGCAATTGGTTGAATTGCATGGGGGCGGCGTTCGGGTGAAAAGCCCCGGAGAGGGAAAGGGGACCACGTTTGTCGTGAATTTGCCATTGGTGGTTGTCCATTCGCCGGTAGAGGATGAAACACGACTGCATCCCAAAACCCCTTCTACCATGCCGTTTGACTATCGGGCAACCAACTTGAACGGAGTCAAAATTCTGGTCGTGGACGATCAATTGGATGCGCGCGAATTAATTAAGCATGTTCTTGAGGAGCGCGGGGGCAAAGTTATCACCGCAGCCTCGGCGGACGAAGGCCTCCCGCTTTTGGAGCGAGAAAAGCCGAACGTATTGCTGAGCGATATTGGCATGCCGGAAGTCGACGGCTTTCAGTTTCTCAAACAAGTTCGCGCCCTTAGTTCGGAAAAAGGGGGCTTAACTCCTGCAATTGCTTTGACGGCGTTCGCCCGATCGGAAGACCGAACCCGCGCGATGCTGGCCGGTTTTGTCGTCTATATTACCAAGCCTGTCGAGCCGGCTGAACTCGTGGCGACCGTGGCGTCGGTGGCGGGCCGAATTGGCAACGCACAAACTTCCTAG
- a CDS encoding sigma-54 dependent transcriptional regulator: MPKLLAIDDDRSVLRLIEQAFAKSSFSVLSAGCVHDGLELIAENPDVVLLDMMLPDVSGLEAARQIHSMDPQLPVMFMTTCGNSELAIEAMKIGAYDYLLKPLDLPTLRGSVERALAIRRRVGEPSQAQTLRDDDTHTEQIIGQSPQMQEVFKAIGRVAPQDTTVLILGESGTGKELVARAIYHHSDRAAGPFLAVNCAAIPESLLESELFGHEKGAFTGAHQRRVGKFEQCSGGTIFLDEVGDMSPLVQSKVLRVLQEQQFERVGGSETIQANVRVIAATNRDLPQLVIQKQFREDLYYRLNGFLIRIPPLRDRNGDLAILLQYFLRRLNQELEKNVREFSPDVLTVLMHYPWPGNVRELETVVRQCLLQSTGPVILPEFMPESVLNESWTERLTGIPSSDLKPLVDRCFQDESRSLYPTAVELMDRYLLARTLRHTNGNQSKAAKMLGITRASLRRKLHARNMSVESAISVKCDNDMNTPAT, encoded by the coding sequence ATGCCAAAATTATTAGCCATTGACGATGACCGCTCGGTATTACGTCTCATCGAACAAGCATTCGCAAAATCGTCCTTTTCCGTTTTGTCGGCGGGTTGCGTCCACGATGGACTGGAATTGATCGCGGAAAATCCAGATGTCGTGCTGCTGGATATGATGTTGCCCGATGTTTCGGGACTGGAGGCGGCCCGGCAAATTCACAGTATGGATCCACAGTTGCCGGTGATGTTCATGACGACGTGCGGCAACAGCGAATTGGCCATCGAGGCCATGAAAATCGGCGCCTACGACTACTTGTTGAAGCCGCTCGATTTGCCGACGCTGAGGGGGTCTGTAGAGCGTGCCCTGGCGATTCGACGTCGCGTGGGCGAGCCATCGCAAGCCCAAACCTTGCGGGATGACGACACACACACCGAGCAAATTATCGGCCAGAGTCCCCAGATGCAGGAAGTGTTCAAGGCCATCGGCCGGGTGGCGCCACAAGATACAACAGTGCTTATTTTGGGCGAAAGCGGCACCGGCAAAGAGTTGGTGGCGCGGGCTATTTACCATCACAGCGACCGGGCAGCGGGGCCATTTTTAGCAGTAAATTGCGCCGCAATTCCGGAATCGCTGCTGGAAAGCGAATTGTTTGGGCACGAGAAAGGGGCATTCACCGGGGCCCATCAGCGCCGCGTGGGCAAGTTCGAGCAATGTTCCGGCGGCACCATTTTTTTGGACGAAGTCGGCGATATGTCGCCGTTGGTTCAAAGTAAGGTCTTACGCGTTCTACAAGAGCAGCAATTTGAACGCGTGGGTGGTTCGGAAACGATCCAGGCGAACGTTCGGGTGATTGCTGCCACCAACCGCGACTTGCCGCAATTGGTGATACAAAAGCAATTTCGCGAGGATTTGTATTACCGGCTCAATGGATTTTTGATTCGAATTCCACCCTTGCGAGACAGAAATGGTGATTTGGCGATTTTGTTGCAGTATTTTTTACGGCGATTAAATCAAGAATTGGAGAAAAATGTTCGTGAATTTTCTCCGGATGTTTTGACGGTGCTGATGCATTATCCTTGGCCCGGAAATGTACGCGAACTAGAAACGGTGGTTCGGCAGTGTTTGTTGCAGTCGACTGGGCCGGTGATTTTGCCCGAGTTTATGCCGGAATCAGTACTCAACGAAAGCTGGACGGAAAGGCTTACAGGCATTCCAAGCAGCGATTTGAAACCACTCGTTGACCGTTGCTTTCAGGACGAATCACGCTCGCTGTATCCCACAGCAGTGGAATTAATGGATCGCTATTTACTTGCCCGCACTTTGCGGCATACGAATGGAAATCAATCCAAGGCCGCAAAAATGTTAGGAATTACGCGCGCCAGCTTACGGCGAAAATTGCATGCGCGGAACATGTCGGTGGAGTCGGCCATTTCGGTGAAGTGCGATAACGACATGAACACGCCGGCGACATAG
- a CDS encoding DUF1328 domain-containing protein, translating to MLYWAVVFFIVAIFAGAFGFLGLAAGAAEIARILFFIFLALFVVSLLTGMRPRGTV from the coding sequence ATGTTATATTGGGCTGTAGTGTTTTTCATTGTGGCAATTTTTGCGGGTGCTTTCGGATTTTTGGGCTTAGCGGCGGGAGCTGCTGAGATTGCCAGAATTTTATTCTTCATTTTCTTGGCGCTGTTCGTCGTGAGCTTGCTGACTGGCATGCGTCCTCGAGGAACCGTCTGA
- a CDS encoding carbon storage regulator, which produces MLVLSRRDGEEIAIGNNVKIKVLSSVRGRVRIGIEAPRNVPVTRTELPPKFDRRQFAEFGSLTGAEPILPLLAGIAH; this is translated from the coding sequence ATGCTTGTGCTATCACGACGGGATGGAGAAGAGATTGCAATTGGCAATAATGTCAAAATCAAAGTGCTATCGAGCGTGCGCGGGCGAGTGCGGATCGGAATTGAAGCCCCTCGCAATGTGCCTGTTACTCGTACAGAACTTCCGCCGAAGTTTGACCGACGCCAATTTGCGGAATTCGGCAGCCTAACAGGTGCAGAGCCTATTTTGCCGCTGTTAGCAGGCATTGCGCATTAA
- a CDS encoding PAS domain S-box protein — MIHQCLMYAHGDTKKMQPASSNPPHDNSEPFSTPVELQFREILDRFPAGAYICDANGLITYFNAQAVELWGRQPKLNDPVDRFCGSFKLFLADGTPVPHDQCWMALGLQTGKAYIRQEIIIERPDGFRSTVLAHVSPLHDASGKLTGALNVLIDITEQAHGTTAQALLAAIVKSSDDAIISKTLEGRILSWNAGAERIFGYSAKEAIGQPITLIIPPERQHEETAIIEKIGRGERIDHFETVRIAKNGRRLDISLAISSVRDRSGHIVGASKVARDITERKLVEAALRESEQRFANFMQYLPGLAWIKDSNGRYVFVNDAAEKAFGRTKAELLGKSDRDIFPPEIAAQFCENDHRALSAGAGVETVEALQQVDGVHHSIVSKFPIPAADGKPTMVGGMAIDITQRVKAEQALRDLDSRKDEFLATLAHELRNPLAPISNSLHILRMSGELSPTTERVCGIMERQVNHLVRLVDDLLEVSRITRNKIELRKESVELAAILRSAIETSMPLLDAAGHQLAISVPTEPILLQADPLRLAQVVANLLNNAAKYTPHGGQVWINGRQEGQLAVVSVRDNGLGIAPDMLSKVFNMFAQGEQTLDRAHGGLGIGLTLAKNLVQLHDGKIEAFSAGLGKGSEFVVRLPLAQAAPLSPVQVTPALGDKAATPPRRIMIVDDTRDSVFVLGKLLEKLGHRVSINHDAATALQNARRERPDMIISDIAMPKMDGYEFARRVRQEPDLVGVVLVALSGYGQESHRKRAKEAGFNYHLIKPISLEDLEKVISFSSADEATAGRVAQ, encoded by the coding sequence TTGATTCATCAATGCTTGATGTACGCCCACGGCGACACAAAGAAAATGCAACCCGCGTCTTCCAATCCTCCGCATGACAATTCGGAACCGTTCTCCACTCCTGTCGAACTGCAGTTTCGGGAGATTTTAGATCGGTTTCCTGCCGGCGCGTATATTTGCGATGCCAACGGTCTGATTACCTACTTTAATGCTCAGGCGGTCGAGCTGTGGGGACGCCAGCCGAAATTGAACGATCCGGTCGACCGCTTTTGCGGTTCCTTTAAGCTCTTCCTGGCCGATGGCACACCGGTCCCTCACGATCAGTGCTGGATGGCACTGGGTCTACAAACCGGCAAAGCGTACATCCGCCAAGAAATTATTATCGAGCGGCCAGACGGCTTCCGCTCCACTGTGCTCGCTCATGTAAGCCCCCTCCACGATGCCTCCGGCAAGTTGACTGGTGCGCTCAATGTATTGATCGATATTACTGAGCAAGCCCACGGCACCACCGCCCAAGCATTACTAGCGGCCATTGTTAAATCTTCCGATGACGCCATTATCAGCAAAACGCTCGAGGGCCGAATCCTTTCCTGGAATGCTGGCGCGGAAAGAATCTTTGGGTATTCGGCCAAGGAAGCCATCGGCCAACCGATTACCCTCATTATTCCACCCGAGCGCCAACACGAGGAAACGGCCATCATCGAAAAAATTGGGCGGGGGGAGCGGATCGACCATTTCGAAACGGTGCGCATCGCAAAAAACGGCCGGCGATTGGACATTTCGCTCGCGATCTCCTCTGTGCGCGATCGTTCCGGCCACATTGTCGGCGCTTCCAAAGTAGCGCGCGACATTACGGAGCGAAAGCTGGTCGAAGCTGCGCTTCGCGAAAGTGAACAACGATTTGCCAATTTTATGCAGTATTTGCCCGGACTGGCCTGGATTAAAGATTCCAACGGGCGTTACGTGTTCGTCAACGACGCAGCGGAAAAGGCCTTTGGCCGAACCAAAGCAGAGCTGCTGGGCAAAAGCGATCGCGACATTTTTCCACCCGAAATTGCCGCCCAATTTTGCGAAAACGATCATCGGGCACTTTCCGCCGGCGCCGGCGTGGAAACCGTGGAGGCCCTGCAGCAAGTCGACGGCGTGCACCATTCCATCGTCAGCAAATTTCCAATTCCAGCCGCCGATGGCAAGCCGACCATGGTGGGCGGCATGGCGATCGATATCACCCAGCGTGTGAAAGCCGAACAGGCACTGCGCGATTTGGATTCTCGCAAAGATGAGTTTTTAGCAACGCTGGCCCACGAATTGCGCAATCCGCTGGCGCCCATTAGCAACTCGCTGCACATTTTGCGGATGTCCGGCGAGCTGAGTCCAACCACGGAACGCGTGTGCGGAATCATGGAGCGACAAGTCAACCACCTGGTTCGGCTCGTTGACGATCTGCTTGAAGTTTCGCGGATCACGCGCAATAAAATCGAGCTCCGCAAGGAATCGGTCGAATTGGCTGCTATTTTGCGCAGCGCCATTGAAACCAGCATGCCGCTGCTGGATGCCGCAGGGCACCAACTGGCGATCAGCGTCCCCACGGAACCCATCCTCTTGCAGGCCGATCCCCTGCGGCTGGCTCAGGTTGTCGCCAACTTGTTGAATAATGCCGCCAAATATACCCCTCATGGCGGGCAGGTTTGGATCAATGGCCGGCAGGAAGGCCAGTTGGCGGTCGTGTCGGTGCGCGATAACGGATTAGGAATTGCTCCCGACATGCTCTCCAAAGTTTTCAATATGTTTGCCCAAGGCGAACAAACTTTGGATCGCGCTCATGGCGGTCTGGGAATTGGCCTCACGCTGGCAAAAAATCTGGTGCAATTGCATGATGGCAAAATTGAAGCGTTTAGCGCTGGCTTAGGAAAAGGATCCGAATTTGTCGTGCGATTGCCTTTGGCACAAGCCGCGCCACTGAGCCCCGTGCAGGTTACGCCGGCTCTGGGGGACAAGGCCGCGACGCCTCCGCGCCGGATCATGATTGTCGACGATACCCGAGATTCTGTCTTCGTCTTGGGCAAGCTTCTGGAAAAACTAGGACATCGCGTATCCATAAACCACGACGCGGCTACCGCTTTGCAGAATGCCCGCAGGGAACGGCCCGATATGATCATCTCCGACATTGCCATGCCGAAAATGGATGGCTACGAGTTTGCCCGGCGCGTGCGGCAAGAGCCGGATCTCGTGGGAGTTGTCCTCGTGGCCTTGTCTGGGTACGGGCAAGAAAGCCACCGCAAACGGGCGAAAGAGGCCGGCTTCAATTACCACCTGATCAAGCCGATCAGCCTAGAGGACTTGGAAAAGGTCATAAGTTTTTCCTCTGCGGACGAAGCGACGGCAGGTCGTGTGGCCCAGTGA
- the prfB gene encoding peptide chain release factor 2 (programmed frameshift): MEKELTDRAERIRKRILQLRDSLDYASKKSEAAQIEQQMVADGFWSNQAAAQATVMQLRGLNSLLKPMDDAIRADEEIQALVEMGDEDPSFIPELREQLDRTESKLDELELKSLLSGPHDANAAILSINARDGGTDANDWAEMLLRMYLQWAQKNGYETELLDRQDDGVAGIQHAAITVRGPMAYGYLKGETGMHRLVRISPFNAESKRQTSFAAIDVSPEVNESTEIELRDEDIREDVFRASGAGGQHVNKTSSAIRLTHFPSGIVVQCQNERSQHKNRATALKMLRARLARLEEEKQEAALAAKYKSQAKTGFGSQIRNYFLHPDQRVKDARTGHYMGSFHAVLDGNIQGFLDAYLRWRATGGKPVAEKDGDDE; this comes from the exons ATGGAAAAAGAATTGACCGATCGGGCCGAGCGCATTCGCAAGAGAATCCTGCAGCTGCGGGACAGTCTT GACTACGCTTCGAAAAAATCGGAAGCGGCCCAGATCGAACAGCAAATGGTTGCGGATGGCTTTTGGAGCAATCAGGCGGCGGCCCAGGCAACGGTAATGCAGCTAAGGGGGCTTAACTCGCTGCTTAAGCCCATGGACGATGCGATTCGCGCCGACGAGGAAATTCAAGCCTTAGTCGAAATGGGAGACGAAGACCCCAGTTTCATCCCCGAATTGCGCGAACAACTAGACCGGACCGAGTCCAAACTCGACGAGTTGGAATTGAAGTCGCTCCTCAGCGGGCCGCACGATGCCAATGCGGCCATTCTTTCCATTAACGCCCGCGATGGCGGCACCGATGCCAACGATTGGGCCGAAATGCTGCTGCGCATGTATCTTCAGTGGGCCCAAAAAAACGGGTATGAAACCGAGCTGCTCGACCGCCAGGACGACGGAGTGGCTGGCATTCAGCATGCGGCCATCACGGTTCGCGGCCCCATGGCTTACGGTTATTTGAAAGGCGAAACCGGCATGCACCGCCTGGTGCGCATCAGCCCCTTCAACGCGGAAAGCAAGCGACAAACCAGTTTCGCAGCGATTGATGTCTCGCCCGAAGTCAACGAGAGCACCGAAATTGAGCTGAGGGATGAAGACATCCGCGAAGATGTTTTTCGCGCCAGCGGCGCCGGCGGTCAACACGTCAATAAAACTTCCAGCGCCATCCGGCTCACGCATTTTCCTAGCGGCATTGTGGTGCAATGCCAAAACGAGCGCAGTCAGCACAAAAACCGCGCCACCGCTTTGAAAATGTTGCGCGCCCGCCTGGCCCGGCTCGAGGAAGAAAAGCAGGAAGCGGCGCTGGCGGCCAAATACAAATCGCAAGCGAAAACCGGCTTCGGCTCGCAAATTCGCAACTACTTTTTGCACCCAGATCAGCGAGTGAAAGATGCCCGCACCGGGCACTACATGGGCAGCTTTCATGCGGTGCTGGATGGCAACATTCAGGGCTTTCTCGATGCCTATCTTCGCTGGCGCGCCACCGGCGGCAAGCCCGTCGCAGAAAAAGACGGCGATGATGAGTAA
- a CDS encoding sigma-54 dependent transcriptional regulator, with the protein MSNILIVDDEESICWGLSRLLSGEGHNVHVASSAEEALEKVPDSKPDLVVLDVRLPGMDGLSAMGKFRDLAGPVPIVVITAFGSLNTAVAALGEGAFDYLPKPFDLDQAAAVIHRALAHPEAAGPAVAEDNTIQSLPAEEELFGASPAMQEVFKRIALVAPTDTPVLIGGESGTGKELVARAIHRHSLRREAPLVPVNLAALSPTLVESELFGHVRGAFTGATAARQGLLELANGATVFFDEAGDIPLSVQVKLLRVLEQQEVTPVGDTRPRRTGFRVVAATNRDLRKECAEGRFRQDLFFRLAVFEIQLPPLRQRREEIPRLAERFLRRWAPADQAPPHLLEETLAELCRREWPGNVRELRNAVEHGALMARGRAIAPEHLPPPSYLDQSPASDPTSALQAATGVWAQTQLASGGQEDNLYQQFLDATEPGLFQTVIAATSGNRAQAAALLGIHRATLRKKLSSEVDAE; encoded by the coding sequence ATGTCCAATATTCTGATTGTTGATGACGAAGAAAGCATTTGCTGGGGGCTAAGTCGGCTGCTTAGCGGCGAAGGACACAATGTGCACGTTGCTTCGTCGGCCGAAGAAGCGCTGGAAAAGGTGCCAGACAGCAAGCCAGATTTAGTAGTTCTCGATGTTCGCCTGCCGGGAATGGACGGACTTTCGGCCATGGGCAAGTTTCGCGACTTGGCCGGCCCGGTGCCAATTGTGGTGATTACCGCGTTTGGCAGCTTGAACACGGCGGTGGCGGCACTGGGCGAGGGAGCATTCGATTACCTTCCCAAGCCGTTCGATTTGGATCAGGCCGCTGCGGTCATTCATCGCGCTTTAGCTCATCCGGAGGCCGCCGGCCCCGCGGTCGCTGAAGACAATACGATTCAGTCGCTGCCGGCAGAAGAGGAGTTATTCGGGGCCAGCCCGGCCATGCAGGAAGTTTTCAAGCGCATTGCGCTGGTGGCGCCAACCGATACGCCGGTGCTCATCGGCGGCGAAAGTGGAACGGGGAAAGAATTAGTGGCCCGGGCCATTCATCGGCATTCGCTGCGGAGGGAGGCGCCGCTTGTGCCGGTCAATTTGGCGGCCTTAAGCCCCACTTTGGTCGAAAGTGAATTATTCGGTCACGTGCGGGGAGCATTCACCGGCGCAACGGCGGCTCGGCAGGGGCTATTAGAATTGGCCAACGGCGCGACGGTGTTTTTTGACGAAGCGGGCGATATTCCCCTGTCCGTGCAAGTAAAATTATTGCGCGTGCTAGAGCAGCAGGAGGTTACACCGGTCGGCGATACCCGACCGCGCCGTACAGGCTTTCGCGTAGTGGCGGCGACCAATCGCGATTTGCGAAAAGAGTGCGCTGAAGGCCGGTTCCGTCAAGATTTGTTTTTCCGCCTGGCGGTGTTCGAAATTCAGTTGCCTCCGTTACGGCAGCGCCGCGAGGAAATTCCGCGATTGGCTGAACGGTTCCTGCGGCGGTGGGCTCCGGCCGATCAAGCGCCGCCGCACCTGCTGGAGGAAACCCTCGCCGAACTTTGTCGCCGGGAGTGGCCCGGCAATGTCCGCGAGCTGCGTAATGCCGTAGAGCACGGAGCGTTAATGGCCCGCGGTCGCGCCATTGCTCCCGAGCATCTTCCGCCGCCGAGCTATTTAGATCAATCGCCTGCCAGCGATCCTACTTCGGCCCTGCAAGCGGCCACCGGCGTTTGGGCCCAAACTCAATTGGCATCCGGCGGCCAGGAAGATAACTTATACCAGCAATTTTTAGATGCGACGGAACCGGGATTGTTTCAAACCGTCATCGCTGCCACCAGCGGGAACCGCGCGCAGGCCGCGGCTCTGCTGGGAATTCATCGGGCCACACTGCGTAAAAAACTCAGCAGCGAAGTGGATGCCGAATAG